In a genomic window of Pangasianodon hypophthalmus isolate fPanHyp1 chromosome 19, fPanHyp1.pri, whole genome shotgun sequence:
- the ypel5 gene encoding protein yippee-like 5 codes for MGRIFLDHIGGTRLFSCANCDTILTNRSELISTRFTGATGRAFLFNKVVNLQYSDVQDRVMLTGRHMVRDVSCKNCNSKLGWIYEFATEDSQRYKEGRVILERALVRESEGFEEHVPSDAS; via the exons ATGGGCCGTATCTTCCTGGACCACATTGGAGGCACTCGCCTCTTCTCATGTGCTAACTGCGACACAATCCTGACCAATCGCTCTGAGCTCATCTCCACACGCTTCACAGGAGCAACAGGCCGTGCTTTCCTCTTCAACAAG GTGGTGAACCTGCAGTACAGTGATGTGCAGGACCGGGTGATGCTCACAGGAAGGCACATGGTGCGTGATGTCAGTTGTAAAAACTGCAACAGTAAGCTGGGCTGGATCTATGAGTTCGCCACTGAGGACAGTCAGCGCTACAAAGAAGGCCGTGTCATCCTAGAGAGGGCACTtgtaagagagagtgagggattCGAGGAACATGTGCCATCTGATGCCTCCTGa